From a region of the Opisthocomus hoazin isolate bOpiHoa1 chromosome 21, bOpiHoa1.hap1, whole genome shotgun sequence genome:
- the POLG2 gene encoding DNA polymerase subunit gamma-2 isoform X4, which translates to MALGCRQGGRWSRPVLRRRPRGVEAGTRPYAATGGDKAASGEELLELCWRRHFLRCGAEPRPALSWRAYLSGCHPGFGPLGAALRGNLTAQWWDSALAFREQVFAVDAPLHGPPAAGAPPAGQGLRLLRSETLRQALRGGGRGPEPGGASLEEVLGTAGVLRESLLPGALAQYDSCLELVNKRLPCGLAQIGVCFHSIPESEPHNKCLRRIGERTTSLLAWFSSPRTAGQWLDYWLRQRLQWWRKFAVGPSNFTSSDFQDEEGRRGFNLHYSFPWGKETIETLKNLGDTELLQMYPGDSSKLLGRDGRKNVIPHVLSVSGNLDRGALAYLFDSLQLAENPLTKKKNSQRKVLKLHPCLAPLKVALDVGKGTTTELRQVCQGLFNELSENRISVWPGYLETVQVSLEQLYTKYDEMSVLFTVLITDGTLENGVVQLRSRDTTMKEMMHISRLKDFLTKFQSH; encoded by the exons ATGGCGCTGGGCTGCCGCCAAGGGGGCCGGTGGTCGCGGCCCGTGCtgaggcggcggccgcggggcgtggaGGCGGGGACCCGGCCGTACGCGGCGACCGGCGGCGATAAGGCGGCGAGcggggaagagctgctggagctgtgctggcGGCGGCACTTCCTGCGGTGCGGCGCGGAGCCGCGGCCGGCGCTGTCCTGGCGCGCCTACCTCAGCGGCTGCCACCCGGGCTTCGGGCCGCTGGGCGCGGCGCTGCGGGGCAACCTGACGGCGCAGTGGTGGGACTCGGCGCTGGCTTTCCGCGAGCAGGTGTTCGCCGTGGACGCCCCGCTCcacggcccgcccgccgccggcgctcCGCCCGCCGGGCAGGGGCTCCGGCTGCTGCGCTCGGAGACGCTGCGCCAAGCCCTGCGGGGCGGAGGCCGTGGCCCGGAGCCCGGCGGTGCGTCTCTGGAAGAAGTGCTGGGGACGGCGGGGGTGCTTCGTGAGAGCCTGCTTCCCG GTGCTCTGGCGCAGTATGATAGTTGCTTAGAACTGGTGAACAAAAGGCTGCCTTGTGGCCTCGCCCAGATTGGAGTGTGCTTTCACTCCATTCCAGAAAGTGAACCACACAACAAATGTCTGAGAAG AATAGGCGAAAGGACCACGTCTTTGCTTGCATGGTTTAGCTCTCCTAGAACTGCGGGGCAGTGGCTCGATTACTGGTTACGCCAGAGACTGCAGTGGTGGAGAAAG TTTGCAGTAGGCCCGTCTAACTTCACCAGCAGTGACTTTCAGgatgaggaaggaagaagaggattTAATTTACATTATAGCTTTCCTTGGGGGAAAGAAACAATAGAAACATTGAAGAACCTTGGTGATACTGAACTGTTACAGATGTATCCAGGGGATAGTTCAAAATTACTT ggCCGAGATGGAAGGAAGAATGTTATTCCTCATGTTCTGTCTGTGAGTGGAAATCTGGACCGAGGAGCATTAGCGTATCTCTTTGATTCTCTACAGCTAGCTGAGAATccattaacaaaaaagaaaaattcacagaGAAAG gtACTTAAGCTTCATCCTTGTTTAGCGCCTCTTAAAGTGGCCTTGGATGTGGGAAAAGGTACAACAACAGAGCTGAGGCAG GTTTGTCAAGGATTGTTCAATGAACTGTCAGAAAATAGAATTTCTGTATGGCCGGGTTATCTTGAAACTGTGCAGGTATCTCTGGAACAGCTTTATacaaa GTACGATGAGATGAGTGTTCTCTTCACGGTCTTGATAACTGATGGCACTCTAGAGAATGGAGTGGTCCAGCTGAGAAGCAGAGACACCACAATGAAGGAAATGATGCACATTTCTAGGCTGAAGGACTTTTTAACCAA GTTCCAAAGTCACTAG
- the POLG2 gene encoding DNA polymerase subunit gamma-2 isoform X3 encodes MALGCRQGGRWSRPVLRRRPRGVEAGTRPYAATGGDKAASGEELLELCWRRHFLRCGAEPRPALSWRAYLSGCHPGFGPLGAALRGNLTAQWWDSALAFREQVFAVDAPLHGPPAAGAPPAGQGLRLLRSETLRQALRGGGRGPEPGGASLEEVLGTAGVLRESLLPGALAQYDSCLELVNKRLPCGLAQIGVCFHSIPESEPHNKCLRRIGERTTSLLAWFSSPRTAGQWLDYWLRQRLQWWRKFAVGPSNFTSSDFQDEEGRRGFNLHYSFPWGKETIETLKNLGDTELLQMYPGDSSKLLGRDGRKNVIPHVLSVSGNLDRGALAYLFDSLQLAENPLTKKKNSQRKVLKLHPCLAPLKVALDVGKGTTTELRQVCQGLFNELSENRISVWPGYLETVQVSLEQLYTKYDEMSVLFTVLITDGTLENGVVQLRSRDTTMKEMMHISRLKDFLTNFWINCG; translated from the exons ATGGCGCTGGGCTGCCGCCAAGGGGGCCGGTGGTCGCGGCCCGTGCtgaggcggcggccgcggggcgtggaGGCGGGGACCCGGCCGTACGCGGCGACCGGCGGCGATAAGGCGGCGAGcggggaagagctgctggagctgtgctggcGGCGGCACTTCCTGCGGTGCGGCGCGGAGCCGCGGCCGGCGCTGTCCTGGCGCGCCTACCTCAGCGGCTGCCACCCGGGCTTCGGGCCGCTGGGCGCGGCGCTGCGGGGCAACCTGACGGCGCAGTGGTGGGACTCGGCGCTGGCTTTCCGCGAGCAGGTGTTCGCCGTGGACGCCCCGCTCcacggcccgcccgccgccggcgctcCGCCCGCCGGGCAGGGGCTCCGGCTGCTGCGCTCGGAGACGCTGCGCCAAGCCCTGCGGGGCGGAGGCCGTGGCCCGGAGCCCGGCGGTGCGTCTCTGGAAGAAGTGCTGGGGACGGCGGGGGTGCTTCGTGAGAGCCTGCTTCCCG GTGCTCTGGCGCAGTATGATAGTTGCTTAGAACTGGTGAACAAAAGGCTGCCTTGTGGCCTCGCCCAGATTGGAGTGTGCTTTCACTCCATTCCAGAAAGTGAACCACACAACAAATGTCTGAGAAG AATAGGCGAAAGGACCACGTCTTTGCTTGCATGGTTTAGCTCTCCTAGAACTGCGGGGCAGTGGCTCGATTACTGGTTACGCCAGAGACTGCAGTGGTGGAGAAAG TTTGCAGTAGGCCCGTCTAACTTCACCAGCAGTGACTTTCAGgatgaggaaggaagaagaggattTAATTTACATTATAGCTTTCCTTGGGGGAAAGAAACAATAGAAACATTGAAGAACCTTGGTGATACTGAACTGTTACAGATGTATCCAGGGGATAGTTCAAAATTACTT ggCCGAGATGGAAGGAAGAATGTTATTCCTCATGTTCTGTCTGTGAGTGGAAATCTGGACCGAGGAGCATTAGCGTATCTCTTTGATTCTCTACAGCTAGCTGAGAATccattaacaaaaaagaaaaattcacagaGAAAG gtACTTAAGCTTCATCCTTGTTTAGCGCCTCTTAAAGTGGCCTTGGATGTGGGAAAAGGTACAACAACAGAGCTGAGGCAG GTTTGTCAAGGATTGTTCAATGAACTGTCAGAAAATAGAATTTCTGTATGGCCGGGTTATCTTGAAACTGTGCAGGTATCTCTGGAACAGCTTTATacaaa GTACGATGAGATGAGTGTTCTCTTCACGGTCTTGATAACTGATGGCACTCTAGAGAATGGAGTGGTCCAGCTGAGAAGCAGAGACACCACAATGAAGGAAATGATGCACATTTCTAGGCTGAAGGACTTTTTAACCAA cttttggATTAACTGTGGCTAA
- the POLG2 gene encoding DNA polymerase subunit gamma-2 isoform X5, whose product MALGCRQGGRWSRPVLRRRPRGVEAGTRPYAATGGDKAASGEELLELCWRRHFLRCGAEPRPALSWRAYLSGCHPGFGPLGAALRGNLTAQWWDSALAFREQVFAVDAPLHGPPAAGAPPAGQGLRLLRSETLRQALRGGGRGPEPGGASLEEVLGTAGVLRESLLPGALAQYDSCLELVNKRLPCGLAQIGVCFHSIPESEPHNKCLRRIGERTTSLLAWFSSPRTAGQWLDYWLRQRLQWWRKFAVGPSNFTSSDFQDEEGRRGFNLHYSFPWGKETIETLKNLGDTELLQMYPGDSSKLLGRDGRKNVIPHVLSVSGNLDRGALAYLFDSLQLAENPLTKKKNSQRKVCQGLFNELSENRISVWPGYLETVQVSLEQLYTKYDEMSVLFTVLITDGTLENGVVQLRSRDTTMKEMMHISRLKDFLTKLWIKDDEQQLITRD is encoded by the exons ATGGCGCTGGGCTGCCGCCAAGGGGGCCGGTGGTCGCGGCCCGTGCtgaggcggcggccgcggggcgtggaGGCGGGGACCCGGCCGTACGCGGCGACCGGCGGCGATAAGGCGGCGAGcggggaagagctgctggagctgtgctggcGGCGGCACTTCCTGCGGTGCGGCGCGGAGCCGCGGCCGGCGCTGTCCTGGCGCGCCTACCTCAGCGGCTGCCACCCGGGCTTCGGGCCGCTGGGCGCGGCGCTGCGGGGCAACCTGACGGCGCAGTGGTGGGACTCGGCGCTGGCTTTCCGCGAGCAGGTGTTCGCCGTGGACGCCCCGCTCcacggcccgcccgccgccggcgctcCGCCCGCCGGGCAGGGGCTCCGGCTGCTGCGCTCGGAGACGCTGCGCCAAGCCCTGCGGGGCGGAGGCCGTGGCCCGGAGCCCGGCGGTGCGTCTCTGGAAGAAGTGCTGGGGACGGCGGGGGTGCTTCGTGAGAGCCTGCTTCCCG GTGCTCTGGCGCAGTATGATAGTTGCTTAGAACTGGTGAACAAAAGGCTGCCTTGTGGCCTCGCCCAGATTGGAGTGTGCTTTCACTCCATTCCAGAAAGTGAACCACACAACAAATGTCTGAGAAG AATAGGCGAAAGGACCACGTCTTTGCTTGCATGGTTTAGCTCTCCTAGAACTGCGGGGCAGTGGCTCGATTACTGGTTACGCCAGAGACTGCAGTGGTGGAGAAAG TTTGCAGTAGGCCCGTCTAACTTCACCAGCAGTGACTTTCAGgatgaggaaggaagaagaggattTAATTTACATTATAGCTTTCCTTGGGGGAAAGAAACAATAGAAACATTGAAGAACCTTGGTGATACTGAACTGTTACAGATGTATCCAGGGGATAGTTCAAAATTACTT ggCCGAGATGGAAGGAAGAATGTTATTCCTCATGTTCTGTCTGTGAGTGGAAATCTGGACCGAGGAGCATTAGCGTATCTCTTTGATTCTCTACAGCTAGCTGAGAATccattaacaaaaaagaaaaattcacagaGAAAG GTTTGTCAAGGATTGTTCAATGAACTGTCAGAAAATAGAATTTCTGTATGGCCGGGTTATCTTGAAACTGTGCAGGTATCTCTGGAACAGCTTTATacaaa GTACGATGAGATGAGTGTTCTCTTCACGGTCTTGATAACTGATGGCACTCTAGAGAATGGAGTGGTCCAGCTGAGAAGCAGAGACACCACAATGAAGGAAATGATGCACATTTCTAGGCTGAAGGACTTTTTAACCAA GCTCTGGATTAAAGATGACGAACAGCAGTTAATTACAAGAGActga
- the POLG2 gene encoding DNA polymerase subunit gamma-2 isoform X1, protein MALGCRQGGRWSRPVLRRRPRGVEAGTRPYAATGGDKAASGEELLELCWRRHFLRCGAEPRPALSWRAYLSGCHPGFGPLGAALRGNLTAQWWDSALAFREQVFAVDAPLHGPPAAGAPPAGQGLRLLRSETLRQALRGGGRGPEPGGASLEEVLGTAGVLRESLLPGALAQYDSCLELVNKRLPCGLAQIGVCFHSIPESEPHNKCLRRIGERTTSLLAWFSSPRTAGQWLDYWLRQRLQWWRKFAVGPSNFTSSDFQDEEGRRGFNLHYSFPWGKETIETLKNLGDTELLQMYPGDSSKLLGRDGRKNVIPHVLSVSGNLDRGALAYLFDSLQLAENPLTKKKNSQRKVLKLHPCLAPLKVALDVGKGTTTELRQVCQGLFNELSENRISVWPGYLETVQVSLEQLYTKYDEMSVLFTVLITDGTLENGVVQLRSRDTTMKEMMHISRLKDFLTKLWIKDDEQQLITRD, encoded by the exons ATGGCGCTGGGCTGCCGCCAAGGGGGCCGGTGGTCGCGGCCCGTGCtgaggcggcggccgcggggcgtggaGGCGGGGACCCGGCCGTACGCGGCGACCGGCGGCGATAAGGCGGCGAGcggggaagagctgctggagctgtgctggcGGCGGCACTTCCTGCGGTGCGGCGCGGAGCCGCGGCCGGCGCTGTCCTGGCGCGCCTACCTCAGCGGCTGCCACCCGGGCTTCGGGCCGCTGGGCGCGGCGCTGCGGGGCAACCTGACGGCGCAGTGGTGGGACTCGGCGCTGGCTTTCCGCGAGCAGGTGTTCGCCGTGGACGCCCCGCTCcacggcccgcccgccgccggcgctcCGCCCGCCGGGCAGGGGCTCCGGCTGCTGCGCTCGGAGACGCTGCGCCAAGCCCTGCGGGGCGGAGGCCGTGGCCCGGAGCCCGGCGGTGCGTCTCTGGAAGAAGTGCTGGGGACGGCGGGGGTGCTTCGTGAGAGCCTGCTTCCCG GTGCTCTGGCGCAGTATGATAGTTGCTTAGAACTGGTGAACAAAAGGCTGCCTTGTGGCCTCGCCCAGATTGGAGTGTGCTTTCACTCCATTCCAGAAAGTGAACCACACAACAAATGTCTGAGAAG AATAGGCGAAAGGACCACGTCTTTGCTTGCATGGTTTAGCTCTCCTAGAACTGCGGGGCAGTGGCTCGATTACTGGTTACGCCAGAGACTGCAGTGGTGGAGAAAG TTTGCAGTAGGCCCGTCTAACTTCACCAGCAGTGACTTTCAGgatgaggaaggaagaagaggattTAATTTACATTATAGCTTTCCTTGGGGGAAAGAAACAATAGAAACATTGAAGAACCTTGGTGATACTGAACTGTTACAGATGTATCCAGGGGATAGTTCAAAATTACTT ggCCGAGATGGAAGGAAGAATGTTATTCCTCATGTTCTGTCTGTGAGTGGAAATCTGGACCGAGGAGCATTAGCGTATCTCTTTGATTCTCTACAGCTAGCTGAGAATccattaacaaaaaagaaaaattcacagaGAAAG gtACTTAAGCTTCATCCTTGTTTAGCGCCTCTTAAAGTGGCCTTGGATGTGGGAAAAGGTACAACAACAGAGCTGAGGCAG GTTTGTCAAGGATTGTTCAATGAACTGTCAGAAAATAGAATTTCTGTATGGCCGGGTTATCTTGAAACTGTGCAGGTATCTCTGGAACAGCTTTATacaaa GTACGATGAGATGAGTGTTCTCTTCACGGTCTTGATAACTGATGGCACTCTAGAGAATGGAGTGGTCCAGCTGAGAAGCAGAGACACCACAATGAAGGAAATGATGCACATTTCTAGGCTGAAGGACTTTTTAACCAA GCTCTGGATTAAAGATGACGAACAGCAGTTAATTACAAGAGActga
- the POLG2 gene encoding DNA polymerase subunit gamma-2 isoform X2, with translation MALGCRQGGRWSRPVLRRRPRGVEAGTRPYAATGGDKAASGEELLELCWRRHFLRCGAEPRPALSWRAYLSGCHPGFGPLGAALRGNLTAQWWDSALAFREQVFAVDAPLHGPPAAGAPPAGQGLRLLRSETLRQALRGGGRGPEPGGASLEEVLGTAGVLRESLLPGALAQYDSCLELVNKRLPCGLAQIGVCFHSIPESEPHNKCLRRIGERTTSLLAWFSSPRTAGQWLDYWLRQRLQWWRKFAVGPSNFTSSDFQDEEGRRGFNLHYSFPWGKETIETLKNLGDTELLQMYPGDSSKLLGRDGRKNVIPHVLSVSGNLDRGALAYLFDSLQLAENPLTKKKNSQRKVLKLHPCLAPLKVALDVGKGTTTELRQVCQGLFNELSENRISVWPGYLETVQVSLEQLYTKYDEMSVLFTVLITDGTLENGVVQLRSRDTTMKEMMHISRLKDFLTKYVTSAKNA, from the exons ATGGCGCTGGGCTGCCGCCAAGGGGGCCGGTGGTCGCGGCCCGTGCtgaggcggcggccgcggggcgtggaGGCGGGGACCCGGCCGTACGCGGCGACCGGCGGCGATAAGGCGGCGAGcggggaagagctgctggagctgtgctggcGGCGGCACTTCCTGCGGTGCGGCGCGGAGCCGCGGCCGGCGCTGTCCTGGCGCGCCTACCTCAGCGGCTGCCACCCGGGCTTCGGGCCGCTGGGCGCGGCGCTGCGGGGCAACCTGACGGCGCAGTGGTGGGACTCGGCGCTGGCTTTCCGCGAGCAGGTGTTCGCCGTGGACGCCCCGCTCcacggcccgcccgccgccggcgctcCGCCCGCCGGGCAGGGGCTCCGGCTGCTGCGCTCGGAGACGCTGCGCCAAGCCCTGCGGGGCGGAGGCCGTGGCCCGGAGCCCGGCGGTGCGTCTCTGGAAGAAGTGCTGGGGACGGCGGGGGTGCTTCGTGAGAGCCTGCTTCCCG GTGCTCTGGCGCAGTATGATAGTTGCTTAGAACTGGTGAACAAAAGGCTGCCTTGTGGCCTCGCCCAGATTGGAGTGTGCTTTCACTCCATTCCAGAAAGTGAACCACACAACAAATGTCTGAGAAG AATAGGCGAAAGGACCACGTCTTTGCTTGCATGGTTTAGCTCTCCTAGAACTGCGGGGCAGTGGCTCGATTACTGGTTACGCCAGAGACTGCAGTGGTGGAGAAAG TTTGCAGTAGGCCCGTCTAACTTCACCAGCAGTGACTTTCAGgatgaggaaggaagaagaggattTAATTTACATTATAGCTTTCCTTGGGGGAAAGAAACAATAGAAACATTGAAGAACCTTGGTGATACTGAACTGTTACAGATGTATCCAGGGGATAGTTCAAAATTACTT ggCCGAGATGGAAGGAAGAATGTTATTCCTCATGTTCTGTCTGTGAGTGGAAATCTGGACCGAGGAGCATTAGCGTATCTCTTTGATTCTCTACAGCTAGCTGAGAATccattaacaaaaaagaaaaattcacagaGAAAG gtACTTAAGCTTCATCCTTGTTTAGCGCCTCTTAAAGTGGCCTTGGATGTGGGAAAAGGTACAACAACAGAGCTGAGGCAG GTTTGTCAAGGATTGTTCAATGAACTGTCAGAAAATAGAATTTCTGTATGGCCGGGTTATCTTGAAACTGTGCAGGTATCTCTGGAACAGCTTTATacaaa GTACGATGAGATGAGTGTTCTCTTCACGGTCTTGATAACTGATGGCACTCTAGAGAATGGAGTGGTCCAGCTGAGAAGCAGAGACACCACAATGAAGGAAATGATGCACATTTCTAGGCTGAAGGACTTTTTAACCAAGTATGTAACATCAGCCAAAAACGCTTGA
- the DDX5 gene encoding putative ATP-dependent RNA helicase DDX5 has protein sequence MPGYSSERDRGFGVPRFGGSRGGPLSGKKFGNPGEKLTKKKWNLDELPKFEKNFYQEHPDVVRRTVQEVEQYRQSKEVTVRGHNCPKPIINFYEANFPANVMEVIQRQNFTEPTAIQAQGWPVALSGLDMVGVAQTGSGKTLSYLLPAIVHINHQPFLERGDGPICLVLAPTRELAQQVQQVAAEYSRACRLKSTCIYGGAPKGPQIRDLERGVEICIATPGRLIDFLEAGKTNLRRCTYLVLDEADRMLDMGFEPQIRKIVDQIRPDRQTLMWSATWPKEVRQLAEDFLKEYVHINIGALELSANHNILQIVDVCHDVEKDDKLIRLMEEIMSEKENKTIVFVETKRRCDDLTRKMRRDGWPAMGIHGDKSQQERDWVLNEFKHGKAPILIATDVASRGLDVEDVKFVINYDYPNSSEDYIHRIGRTARSTKTGTAYTFFTPNNIKQVNDLISVLREANQAINPKLLQLIEDRGSGRSRGDRRDRYSAGKRGGFSSFRERENFERTYGALGKRDFGAKTQNGAYSAQSFSNGTPFGNGFAAAGMQAGFRAGNPAGAYQNGYEQQYGSNIANMHNGMNQQQYAYPATGAAPMIGYPMPTSYSQ, from the exons ATGCCAGGGTATTCCAGCGAGAGGGACAGAGG GTTTGGAGTCCCACGTTTTGGAGGAAGTAGAGGTGGACCTCTCTCTGGGAAGAAATTTGGAAACCCTGGGGAAAAACTTacaaaaaagaaatggaatttaGATGAGCTGCCCAAGTTTGAGAAGAACTTCTATCAAGAACATCCTGATGTAGTTAGACGTACTGTG CAAGAAGTTGAACAATACAGACAAAGCAAAGAAGTCACAGTTAGGGGCCATAACTGTCCAAAACCGATTATAAATTTCTATGAAGCTAACTTTCCTG CAAATGTTATGGAAGTAATTCAGAGGCAGAACTTCACTGAACCAACTGCTATTCAAGCACAAGGTTGGCCTGTTGCATTGAGTGGACTGGATATGGTTGGAGTGGCACAGACTGGATCAGGGAAAACGCTGTCT TACTTGTTGCCTGCTATTGTGCATATAAATCATCAGCCATTCCTGGAGCGAGGAGATGGACCCATT TGTCTTGTGCTGGCACCAACTCGTGAGCTGGCTCAACAAGTGCAGCAGGTAGCTGCTGAATACAGCAGAGCATGCCGTTTGAAGTCTACATGTATTTATGGAGGTGCTCCGAAGGGACCACAAATTCGTGACTTAGAAAGAG GTGTGGAAATCTGCATTGCAACACCTGGAAGGCTTATAGACTTCTTAGAAGCTGGAAAGACCAATCTCAGGAGATGTACTTACCTTGTCCTCGATGAAGCTGACAGGATGCTTGACATGGGATTTGAACCTCAGATCAGAAAAATTGTGGATCAGATAAGA CCTGACAGGCAGACTCTGATGTGGAGTGCCACGTGGCCAAAGGAAGTAAGGCAGCTGGCTGAAGACTTTTTGAAAGAATACGTACACATCAACATTGGTGCATTAGAACTAAGCGCAAACCACAACATTCTTCAGATTGTGGATGTGTGTCACGATGTGGAGAAAGATGACAA GCTTATTCGTTTGATGGAAGAAATAATGAGTGAGAAGGAGAATAAAACAATTGTTTTTGTGGAAACCAAAAGACGGTGTGATGATCTTACCAGGAAAATGAGGAGAGATGG GTGGCCAGCAATGGGTATTCATGGTGATAAAAGTCAGCAGGAGCGGGACTGGGTTCTAAATG AATTCAAACATGGAAAAGCACCAATCCTGATTGCTACAGATGTTGCATCCAGAGGTCTAG ATGTGGAAGATGTGAAATTTGTCATCAATTATGACTACCCTAACTCCTCAGAGGACTATATCCACCGAATTGGACGAACTGCCCGCAGTACCAAAACAGGCACAGCATACACATTCTTTACTCCTAACAATATTAAGCAAGTAAATGACCTCATCTCTGTGCTTCGTGAGGCTAATCAAGCCATCAACCCCAAATTGCTTCAGTTGATTGAAGACAGAGGTTCAG GTCGTTCCCGAGGTGATCGACGTGACAGATATTCTGCGGGCAAAAGGGGTGGATTTAGTAGTTTTAGAGAGAGGGAGAACTTTGAGAGAACCTATGGTGCATTAGGAAAGAGAGACTTTGGAGCAAAAACTCAAAATGGGGCCTACAGTGCCCAAAGTTTCAGTAATGGAACTCCATTTGGAAATGGCTTTGCAGCTGCAGGCATGCAGGCCGGCTTCAGGGCTGGGAACCCTGCAGGAGCTTACCAGAATGGCTATGAGCAGCAGTACGGAAGTAATATTGCAAATATGCACAATGGCATGAACCAACAGCAGTATGCATATCCTGCCACTGGTGCTGCTCCTATGATAGGTTACCCAATGCCAACAAGTTACTCTCAATAG